In Phlebotomus papatasi isolate M1 chromosome 1, Ppap_2.1, whole genome shotgun sequence, the following proteins share a genomic window:
- the LOC129810284 gene encoding hemicentin-1-like, with the protein MVLLQVLVIVLSFGSIFARHQVTHVRGDSRRNEAIIWCYVTAKPPMKLSWKSNNHKILSVSVVVGLLEVDSEWKIVQGGKLHSQKDFVKTPGQYYGMLKRRQNDYAFALVIPTSAPALRRSGNFICEVGNSPPVSNKTLALGFPPTLVPERLFQANNSEKYVLEGSDYELNCPFEGDPVPEISWITPNNVKKGIEFDESEQKIKISSIKRHQLGNYECLAGNIHGKDKMRYSIKLGEAPKLLDTSKYENVLESFVEYLVAPQTKKITLNCPVSGKPQPKVCWYRRDTKRLKATSQSIRIRAPKNRNSTFFSCFAANQFGHTEKMFYVFKEGQIPVFKNADVKRDVSVMVGDKILLDCSTFGVPVPEVFWFKDGQILKQKEDLLKIYPATKTDTGTYRCKGGNQHGYFSRTFHVIVKRL; encoded by the exons ATGGTTCTTTTGCAAGTTCTCGTGATCGTTCTCAGCTTTGGCTCTATTTTTGCACGACACCAAGTGACTCACGTGCGAGGAGACAGCCGAAGAAATGAGGCAATTATCTGGTGCTACGTTACAGCAAAACCCCCCATGAAACTCTCCTGGAAATCGAATAACCATAAGATTCTGTCCGTTAGCGTTGTGGTGGGGCTTCTTGAGGTGGATAGTGAGTGGAAAATAGTTCAAGGAGGCAAATTGCATTCACAGAAGGACTTTGTCAAGACACCAGGACAGTACTATGGGATGCTCAAGAGAAGACAAAATGACTATGCTTTTGCTCTTGTGATCCCTACTTCAGCCCCGGCCCTCCGAAGGAGTGGGAATTTTATTTGTGAAGTGGGAAATTCTCCTCCAGTGTCCAACAAAACTCTTGCATTGGGATTTCCACCAACCCTTGTTCCAGAAAGGCTATTTCAAGCCAACAATTCGGAAAAATATGTTCTGGAGGGTAGCGATTATGAATTAAATTGTCCCTTTGAGGGAGATCCAGTTCCAGAAATATCCTGGATAACTCCAAACAATGTTAAGAAGGGAATTGAATTTGATGAAAGTGAGCAGAAGATTAAAATTTCATCTATAAAACGTCACCAATTGGGAAATTACGAATGTCTAGCTGGAAATATTCATGGGAAGGATAAAATGAGATATTCTATTAAGCTTGGAGAAGCTCCTAAACTCCTGGACACCAGCAAATACGAAAATGTCCTTGAGAGTTTTGTTGAATATCTGGTAGCTCCTCAGACTAAGAAAATAACTCTTAATTGCCCAGTTTCCGGAAAACCACAACCCAAAGTCTGTTGGTATCGCAGGGATACCAAGCGACTTAAAGCAACTTCCCAGAGCATAAGGATACGAGCCCCTAAAAACAGGAATTCTACATTTTTTTCCTGCTTTGCTGCAAATCAATTTGGACATACAGAAAAGATGTTCTACGTCTTTAAAGAAGGACAAATACCAGTATTTAAGAATGCAGATGTTAAGAGGGATGTATCAGTTATGGTTGGAGACAAGATCCTCCTGGATTGCTCAACCTTTGGTGTTCCAGTTCCGGAAGTATTCTGGTTTAAG GATGGCCAAATATTGAAGCAGAAGGAAGATCTACTGAAGATTTACCCAGCCACGAAGACTGATACCGGAACGTACCGGTGCAAAGGAGGAAATCAACACGGATATTTTTCCAGGACATTTCATGTGATCGTGAAGAGACTTTAA
- the LOC129810267 gene encoding hemicentin-1-like, producing MHFVKLFLIFCTLTVIQCQEDLNGDSPPSPGQASLVIIFDTTSSMGDDLEELRAGAAFIIRKMMNKVNNPIYNYIFVPFNDPYVGPELVTTNPQELLNELERVTVYGGGDCPEMCITGIKFALEKCLPNSFVYVFTDADAKDAYLMPTALSLLQEKRTSITFIVADDACEPIPPTFNTYYTLADASNGQVYRIKSRDTNTILESVGDTLDQGLQILKLINSDKPDSHDIPLEVDKTLKDFSVSVSGSDPNITVNNPENQPSKKAKELVNLPNVMTVKIMDPEPGVWKIGASSSSPHSVKIAGISDITFRFGFTLHTPLTIDEALPRPIRGNDNIFCIMPSDPFAVRKLSTVRFFRDNPLNPYELILPLAPIKNTFLFSCRPFAPPKGVFKIEVKGEDASGNRFSRLLPTGLDTTDVAKPQYLGKSLEQNIDLAPNTSVELDCKMVGNPQPTIRWFKDGEELPGVTDEVLRIEYESEKPVKYKCEGANSEGTESVTFKVNNAEPPEVIDWLMRVANDSTVNVLAGDPLTLNCPAKGVPDPTQKWQKDGEDIPSEGGAELLEDGKFLSIPSANDSDAGVYECMVENPSGNLTLRYTVQIDEAPKFSTETEAENFDPELESYIEKISAKPGETVILQCPIVGKPQPDITWYREDPTEIIPERTPVEGATENQLTIEATEDPSGYVCIGNNTHGTLEKQFQVEPQKSPKLMDPNEKKIKVKPEDDFSLDCSVESPDPETSVKFLKDGQPLTPDVNKFVLSEDGYTLNITKADIEKDPGEYTCSVENSAGTTEKKFTVEKIVPSKWSTWTDWTPCNCRAKVQFRNRFCQYSNGSLVAPGDRSQCPGEAVQMQSCDEECDSEWTPWGEWSPCSVTCGDGVKIRTRRCRDPRVKPCTGEDTERESCNEMPCPENQLACEVGFLINNVTGACEDINECSGEFFNDCTLKQICVNTMGSYECLCPAGYATHRFKKKCLDINECNKGIHKCSHECVNTRGSYECRCPKGMTLDTDNRTCREA from the exons ATGCATTTTGTGAAACTCTTTCTTATCTTCTGCACTTTGACTGTGATTCAATGCCAAGAGGATCTAAATGGGGATTCACCACCAAGTCCAGGCCAAGCAAGTCTCGTCATCATCTTCGACACTACATCCTCAATGGGTGATGATCTTGAGGAATTGCGTGCTGGTGCAGCTTTTATTATCCGGAAGATGATGAATAAAGTCAATAATCCCATTTACAACTATATTTTTGTACCATTCAATGATCCAT ACGTTGGTCCGGAACTTGTGACAACAAATCCACAAGAATTACTAAATGAATTGGAGAGGGTCACGGTCTACGGGGGTGGCGATTGTCCAGAAATGTGTATTACGGGCATTAAATTTGCCCTAGAGAAATGTCTACCAAACTCTTTTGTCTACGTCTTTACGGATGCCGATGCTAAGGATGCGTACCTAATGCCAACTGCCTTGTCTCTTCTTCAGGAAAAGAGGACTTCA ATTACATTTATTGTGGCTGATGATGCTTGTGAACCAATCCCGCCCACATTTAACACCTACTACACTCTTGCAGACGCTAGCAATGGACAGGTGTACCGAATAAAATCCAGGGATACAAATACG ATCCTGGAAAGTGTAGGGGATACCCTAGATCAAGGCCTTCAGATTCTCAAATTAATCAATTCCGACAAACCTGACAGTCACGATATACCACTCGAAGTGGATAAGACCTTAAAGGACTTCAGTGTTAGTGTATCAGGATCTGATCCCAATATCACAGTCAACAATCCTGAAAATCAACCATCAAAAAAGGCCAAAGAACTTGTAAATTTACCCAATGTCATGACGGTAAAAATTATGGATCCTGAACCAGGAGTATGGAAAATAGGAGCTTCTTCCAGTTCTCCTCATTCAGTTAAAATTGCCGGAATCAGTGATATAACATTCCGCTTTGGATTCACCCTGCACACCCCCCTCACCATTGATGAAGCCCTACCACGACCAATTCGTGGTAATGATAATATTTTCTGTATTATGCCATCAGATCCCTTTGCTGTACGTAAACTTAGTACAGTAAGATTCTTCAGGGACAACCCTTTGAATCCTTACGAATTGATCCTTCCCCTGGCACCTATCAAAAATACATTCCTATTCAGTTGTCGACCTTTCGCACCACCTAAAGGAGTTTTTAAAATAGAGGTCAAGGGTGAGGATGCAAGTGGCAATAGGTTCTCAAGGCTACTACCAACAGGATTGGACACCACAGATGTAGCCAAACCACAATATTTGGGAAAGAGTTTGGAACAAAATATCGATCTTGCTCCAAATACCAGCGTTGAACTTGATTGCAAAATGGTAGGAAATCCTCAACCAACAATTAGGTGGTTTAAAGATGGTGAAGAACTACCTGGTGTCACCGATGAAGTTCTAAGGATTGAGTATGAAAGTGAAAAACCCGTCAAGTATAAGTGCGAAGGTGCTAACAGTGAAGGAACAGAAAGTGTAACATTCAAAGTCAACAACGCAGAACCCCCTGAAGTTATTGATTGGCTAATGCGAGTTGCCAATGATTCCACAGTTAACGTTCTTGCTGGAGATCCACTGACTTTGAATTGTCCAGCAAAAGGTGTACCAGATCCTACGCAAAAATGGCAAAAGGATGGAGAGGATATTCCATCAGAAGGTGGAGCAGAACTTCTGGAAGACGGAAAATTCCTATCAATTCCCTCAGCTAATGATAGCGATGCGGGAGTTTATGAGTGCATGGTTGAGAATCCCTCAGGAAACCTAACACTCCGCTACACAGTTCAGATCGATGAAGCACCTAAATTTTCCACTGAAACCGAAGCAGAAAATTTCGATCCTGAACTTGAGAGCTACATTGAGAAGATTTCAGCAAAACCAGGAGAAACAGTGATTTTACAGTGTCCAATTGTCGGTAAACCCCAACCGGACATAACCTGGTACCGTGAAGATCCTACCGAGATAATCCCAGAGAGAACTCCAGTAGAAGGTGCAACTGAGAATCAGTTAACTATTGAAGCAACAGAAGATCCTTCAGGATACGTTTGCATAGGGAATAATACGCATGGGACATTGGAAAAACAATTTCAAGTTGAACCTCAGAAATCACCTAAACTAATGGATCCaaatgagaagaaaattaaGGTAAAACCGGAAGATGATTTTTCTTTAGATTGTTCAGTGGAATCACCTGATCCTGAAACATCAGTTAAATTTCTCAAAGATGGACAACCTCTGACTCCAGATGTAAACAAATTTGTACTTTCCGAGGACGGTTACACCCTAAATATTACAAAAGCGGACATAGAGAAAGATCCTGGTGAATATACTTGTTCAGTGGAAAATTCTGCAGGGACTACGGAAAAGAAATTCACTGTGGAGAAAATAGTTCCATCAAAATGGTCAACATGGACAGATTGGACACCTTGCAATTGTCGTGCCAAAGTACAGTTCCGTAACAGATTCTGTCAATACAGCAATGGGTCTCTTGTGGCACCTGGCGATAGGAGTCAATGTCCTGGAGAGGCTGTGCAAATGCAATCCTGCGATGAGGAATGCGACAGCGAATGGACACCTTGGGGAGAATGGTCACCATGTTCCGTAACATGTGGAGATGGTGTTAAAATTCGAACTCGTCGATGTCGTGATCCTCGGGTCAAGCCCTGTACCGGAGAAGATACAGAACGAGAATCTTGCAATGAAATGCCTTGCCCCGAAAATCAGTTAGCATGTGAAGTAGGATTCCTCATAAATAACGTAACAGGTGCTTGTGAAGATATCAACGAGTGCTCAGGGGAATTCTTCAACGATTGCACCCTAAAACAAATCTGTGTCAATACTATGGGATCTTACGAGTGTCTCTGTCCAGCGGGCTATGCTACACATCGTTTCAAGAAGAAGTGCCTAGATATCAACGAATGCAATAAAGGGATACACAAATGTTCTCATGAATGTGTAAATACAAGAGGATCATACGAATGTCGATGTCCCAAGGGAATGACTTTGGACACCGACAATAGAACTTGTCGCGAAGCTTAA
- the LOC129810273 gene encoding probable tRNA (uracil-O(2)-)-methyltransferase — MCVPYSFRVKWNKSKQEMDFSEKIIKRITIEVEKRHFWNMIGIHTFNPQLLNRRIVGGSILNILEWPLQRHNLKSMLNCVQELGDLTKLQDREKLVSLDINEVKSLLQSDCHNLKSCIISIKLLQKNQQNPQLILIAFLNVPECTASYFTYCKEKGFLKLKSGYYLHHRNSDFELGRYRVDGVEDRDDWLKNMFPKFIKWMASETPRGRYNIPSLSLVDIEDYSLKYSQMKDKYGEDLVKDWSEVTDPQKFVFEDLAIATYLLLIWQEERKLQGITKFQSFIDVGCGNGLLVFILNSEGHPGIGIDLRKRKIWDNYPKTVQLLEKTINPAEEDQMPVTDWIIGNHSDEMSPWIPVLAAQNSSNCNFFLLPCCAYEFNGMKYQRRNCKNSLYHDFIDYTVEISKICGFSVDIDRLRIPSTKRICLIGKDRQPVKKEILMKFIEEKLNIKFKARDAVEKVRNCTQLPKNITSQIVSIVFNELLRPYDHHDSEIKKWNPGVTLDMPDLIEKIPKDLLKALKEECGGLQTLLRNHHQIFEVMKGQVKIRYPQKIVNQEAKPELNDKKSRSRGAKKKFKERDCWFHQNHPDGCPLSNDDCSYRHNSIE; from the exons ATGTGTGTACCGTACAGTTTCAGAGTAAAGTGGAATAAATCAAAACAAGAGATGGATTTCAGTGAGAAAATCATTAAAAGGATCACAATTGAAGTGGAAAAGCGGCATTTCTGGAATATGATTGGTATTCATACATTTAATCCTCAGCTACTCAATCGGAGGATTGTAGGAGgatcaattttgaatattttggagTGGCCTCTTCagagacataacctcaaaagtatgcTAAATTGTGTCCAGGAACTGGGAGATTTGACTAAACTTCAAGACAGAGAGAAATTAGTCTCACTGGACATCAATGAAGTGAAATCTTTACTCCAGTCGGATTGTCATAATCTCAAATCCTGTATTATCTCTATAAAATTGCTCCAGAAGAATCAACAAAATCCCCAATTAATCCTCATTGCCTTCTTGA ATGTTCCTGAATGCACAGCTTCGTACTTTACATATTGCAAAGAGAAAGGATTTTTAAAGCTCAAATCCGGGTACTATCTGCATCACAGAAACTCAGATTTTGAACTTGGAAGGTATAGAGTGGATGGAGTAGAGGACAGAGACGATTGGTTGAAGAATATGTTTCctaaatttatcaaatggaTGGCCTCGGAAACTCCCCGAGGAAGATACAATATCCCGTCCCTATCACTGGTAGACATTGAGGATTACAGTTTAAAATATTCTCAGATGAAAGATAAATATGGAGAGGATCTGGTTAAGGACTGGTCAGAAGTGACAGATCCTCAAAAATTTGTCTTTGAAGACTTAGCCATTGCCACGTATCTCCTTTTGATATGGCAGGAAGAAAGAAAACTCCAAGGAATAACAAAATTTCAATCATTTATCGATGTAGGATGTGGAAATGGCCTTTTAGTTTTTATACTAAATTCCGAAGGACATCCAGGAATTGGAATTGATCTCCGAAAGCGAAAAATCTGGGATAATTATCCAAAAACGGTTCAACTATTGGAAAAAACTATCAATCCCGCTGAAGAAGATCAAATGCCAGTAACAGATTGGATTATTGGAAATCATTCTGATGAAATGTCTCCTTGGATTCCTGTTCTAGCAgctcaaaattcatcaaattgcaattttttccttCTTCCTTGCTGTGCATATGAATTCAATGGGATGAAATATCAAAGgagaaattgcaaaaattccCTTTATCACGATTTCATTGATTATAccgttgaaatttcgaaaatttgtgGATTTTCTGTTGATATTGATCGTCTTAGAATCCCCAGTACTAAAAGAATATGCCTGATTGGAAAAGACAGACAACCAGTCAAGAAGGAAATTCTTATGAAGTttatagaagaaaaattaaatatcaaatTCAAAGCACGAGATGCTGTTGAAAAAGTCCGAAATTGTACACAACTTCCCAAAAATATTACAAGTCAAATTGTTAGCATTGTTTTCAATGAACTCCTTCGACCCTACGATCATCATGACTCTGAAATCAAAAAGTGGAATCCTGGAGTAACTCTAGATATGCCCGATCTCATTGAAAAAATCCCAAAGGACCTCCTGAAAGCACTCAAAGAGGAATGTGGTGGCTTGCAAACTCTCTTGCGAAATCATCATCAGATATTTGAAGTTATGAAAGGACAAGTAAAGATTCGCTATCCACAAAAAATCGTTAATCAAGAAGCAAAGCCCGAATTAAACGACAAAAAATCAAGATCCAGAGGAGCCAAAAAGAAGTTTAAAGAAAGAGATTGTTGGTTTCATCAAAATCATCCAGATGGTTGTCCTCTTTCCAATGATGATTGTTCCTATCGTCACAATTCCATTGAATGA
- the LOC129810298 gene encoding uncharacterized protein LOC129810298 isoform X2, whose product MPLLVILFNVFLLTTTVLAEEEDPSAWNGKWFPQPPNAPDPNEKLSDNEEVKSPPMGIIDPACDDGKNNLTLDYDPKNISHSIVHMCLDNYTHFRPNYNTEPVMRIYQIPKAYSAQHRCMNKNITYPENIPTFGPHRALWPRYGEYLYVPVQRWIHSLEHGAIVALYHPCAHETLTERLKALVKSCLFRHVITPSERLTPERPFALVAWGKSMEMSVIEDNLVREFIRDNARKGPEMTHRDGQYSEQLIAPAEIISTKDDETLCPPPHTESNKV is encoded by the exons ATGCCTCTCCTGGTAATTCTCTTCAATGTGTTCCTACTAACAACGACAGTTTTAGCAG aagaagaagacccTAGTGCCTGGAATGGAAAGTGGTTTCCTCAACCACCAAATGCTCCGGATCCCAATGAAAAATTATCAGACAATGAAGAAGTCAAATCACCTCCCATGGGAATAATTGATCCGGCATGTGACGATGGGAAGAATAACTTGACACTAGACTATGATCCCAAAAATATCAGTCACAGCATTGTTCACATGTGCCTCGATAATTACACCCACTTCCGACCAAACTACAATACCGAACCAGTGATGAGAATCTATCAGATTCCCAAAGCATATTCCGCCCAGCATCGTTGCATGAACAAGAACATCACATACCCAGAAAATATTCCAACATT TGGACCCCATCGTGCTCTCTGGCCAAGATATGGGGAGTATCTGTACGTTCCCGTACAACGATGGATACACAGTTTGGAACATGGAGCAATTGTTGCCCTCTATCATCCATGTGCCCATGAAACACTCACAGAGAGGctaaaagctctcgtgaaatccTGCCTATTCCGCCATGTTATCACCCCCTCAGAACGCCTAACACCAGAACGTCCCTTTGCTCTTGTGGCATGGGGCAAAAGTATGGAAATGTCTGTGATTGAGGATAATCTCGTGCGGGAATTTATTCGTGATAATGCACGAAAAGGCCCAGAAATGACCCACAGAGATGGTCAGTATAGTGAGCAATTGATTGCACCTGCAGAAATCATCAGCACAAAAGATGATGAGACTCTCTGTCCACCTCCTCATACAGAAAGCaataaagtttaa
- the LOC129810298 gene encoding uncharacterized protein LOC129810298 isoform X1, whose amino-acid sequence MPLLVILFNVFLLTTTVLAEEEEDPSAWNGKWFPQPPNAPDPNEKLSDNEEVKSPPMGIIDPACDDGKNNLTLDYDPKNISHSIVHMCLDNYTHFRPNYNTEPVMRIYQIPKAYSAQHRCMNKNITYPENIPTFGPHRALWPRYGEYLYVPVQRWIHSLEHGAIVALYHPCAHETLTERLKALVKSCLFRHVITPSERLTPERPFALVAWGKSMEMSVIEDNLVREFIRDNARKGPEMTHRDGQYSEQLIAPAEIISTKDDETLCPPPHTESNKV is encoded by the exons ATGCCTCTCCTGGTAATTCTCTTCAATGTGTTCCTACTAACAACGACAGTTTTAGCAG aagaagaagaagacccTAGTGCCTGGAATGGAAAGTGGTTTCCTCAACCACCAAATGCTCCGGATCCCAATGAAAAATTATCAGACAATGAAGAAGTCAAATCACCTCCCATGGGAATAATTGATCCGGCATGTGACGATGGGAAGAATAACTTGACACTAGACTATGATCCCAAAAATATCAGTCACAGCATTGTTCACATGTGCCTCGATAATTACACCCACTTCCGACCAAACTACAATACCGAACCAGTGATGAGAATCTATCAGATTCCCAAAGCATATTCCGCCCAGCATCGTTGCATGAACAAGAACATCACATACCCAGAAAATATTCCAACATT TGGACCCCATCGTGCTCTCTGGCCAAGATATGGGGAGTATCTGTACGTTCCCGTACAACGATGGATACACAGTTTGGAACATGGAGCAATTGTTGCCCTCTATCATCCATGTGCCCATGAAACACTCACAGAGAGGctaaaagctctcgtgaaatccTGCCTATTCCGCCATGTTATCACCCCCTCAGAACGCCTAACACCAGAACGTCCCTTTGCTCTTGTGGCATGGGGCAAAAGTATGGAAATGTCTGTGATTGAGGATAATCTCGTGCGGGAATTTATTCGTGATAATGCACGAAAAGGCCCAGAAATGACCCACAGAGATGGTCAGTATAGTGAGCAATTGATTGCACCTGCAGAAATCATCAGCACAAAAGATGATGAGACTCTCTGTCCACCTCCTCATACAGAAAGCaataaagtttaa
- the LOC129810294 gene encoding acidic fibroblast growth factor intracellular-binding protein yields MLTEVDVFISNYTLVDPEIYQLWIEGYTSTEAVNFLKLKESSQMMGVPVELICSDVLDHYRTYSLLERILHMPSKLSEQPSFQLEPQSRSLLIEKYYSLDDAVAREILGKKLSSRYRKDLDEVAEKTGAKLKSCRRQFDNVKRIFKTVEEMPGNMTNNIKQHFMLPDDLARKYAAVVFIACLRFETSKRRLQYLDFLDFFECSQAVMTFWTYTYQHSGPEYYDTEMDKEFLLDLRELRCLVDKEKEIKHLVCIRLKPTLLERNYQELDINFRSYWRALITIACNLHRTRELRGLFLELSEKLIDPWRQNNWTVDQVKFFLPAITQSVLDLEVSRDQDIRCLWDRYMQVISTCLIRMYHT; encoded by the exons ATGCTCACAGAAGTTGATGTCTTCATTAGCAATTATACCCTAGTCGATCCGGAAATCTATCAACTTTGGATTGAAGGATATACTT CAACTGAAGCTGTGAATTTTCTAAAGTTGAAAGAGAGCTCCCAAATGATGGGAGTTCCTGTTGAATTAATTTGTTCAGATGTCCTGGATCACTATCGGACATATTCTCTCTTGGAGAGAATTCTGCATATGCCATCAAAATTGTCTGAACAACCATCATTTCAGCTTGAGCCCCAAAGTCGTTCACTTCTGATTGAAAA gTATTATTCTCTGGATGATGCTGTTGCACGTGAGATTTTGGGGAAGAAATTGTCATCCAGGTACCGTAAGGATCTCGATGAGGTGGCTGAAAAGACGGGAGCTAAGCTCAAGTCGTGTCGTCGCCAATTTGACAATGTGAAGAGGATTTTCAAGACTGTGGAGGAAATGCCAGGAAATATGACGAACAATATTAAGCAGCATTTTATGTTGCCGGATGATTTGGCCAGGAAGTATGCTGCTGTGGTATTTATTGCCTGCCTCAGATTCGAAACCTCCAAACGTCGACTTCAGTATCTGGATTTCTTGGATTTCTTTGAATGTTCTCAAGCTGTTATGACCTTTTGGACGTACACATATCAGCATTCTGGTCCTGAATACTATGATACAGAGATGGATAAAGAGTTTCTCCTGGACCTACGGGAATTACGGTGTCTTGtggacaaagaaaaagagatcaAACA TCTCGTGTGCATAAGATTGAAACCGACTCTTCTGGAACGAAACTATCAGGAATTGGATATCAATTTCCGATCATATTGGCGGGCTCTCATTACAATAGCGTGCAATTTGCATCGAACACGTGAATTGAGGGGGCTATTTTTGGAGTTATCAGAGAAGCTCATTGATCCATGGAGGCAGAATAATTGGACCGTTGATcaagtaaaatttttcctaccAGCCATAACCCAGAGTGTGCTGGATTTAGAAGTTTCAAG